A region from the Stygiolobus caldivivus genome encodes:
- a CDS encoding V-type ATP synthase subunit F produces MGKVVVVGDRYTVSLFKLIGTEGLVLDDPLNLETTLIKLKKREDIDLILVANDLYNPVKEKVESLVIEQKKPLVTVIPTPFSQGQPLDVKGLILRALGFG; encoded by the coding sequence ATGGGTAAAGTAGTAGTTGTAGGCGATAGGTATACAGTCAGCCTTTTTAAGTTAATCGGGACCGAAGGTCTTGTATTAGATGACCCACTTAACCTAGAAACTACTTTGATTAAATTAAAGAAAAGAGAGGACATAGATCTGATTTTAGTCGCTAACGACTTATACAACCCTGTAAAAGAGAAAGTAGAGTCCTTGGTCATTGAACAGAAAAAACCTCTAGTTACAGTAATTCCAACACCTTTTAGTCAAGGTCAACCTCTTGATGTAAAAGGCTTAATACTTAGAGCTCTAGGATTTGGGT